CGTTAACATTTTTTCTTACAGATGCGAGAACTTCTTCATTTTTGATATTATCTACCACCTCAGAGATCAGCCCTGCAATAGTATCCATATCATTTTCTTTAAGTCCTCTTGTTGTAATAGCTGCTGTTCCCAATCTGATACCGGATGTAGTGAATGGTGATTTATCATCAAAAGGAACCATATTCTTGTTGCAGGTAATATCAGCAAGCACTAATGCTTTTTCTGTTTCTTTACCATTAACACCTTTATTTCTAAGGTCTACCAACATCAGGTGATTGTCTGTACCTCCGCTTACAATGTCAAAACCTCTGTCGATCATTGCTTTTGATAATGCCTGGGCATTTGCCTTAACCTGTTTTGCATAAGTTTCAAACTGGATGTCCAATGCTTCACCGAAAGCGATTGCCTTACCAGCAATTACATGCTCTAATGGTCCACCCTGAATTCCCGGGAATACAGCTCCGTCTAATACCTGGCTCATCATTTTGATATCACCTTTTGGAGTTTTGTGTCCATATGTATTTTCAAAATCTTTACCCATCATGATCATACCTCCTCTTGGACCTCTCAAAGTCTTGTGGGTAGTGGTAGTCACAACATGGCAATGTTCAAATGGAGAGTTAAGCAATCCTTTTGCAACTAAACCTGCGGGGTGTGCAATATCTGCCCAAAGAGTTGCTCCGATCTCGTCAGCAACTTCTCGGAATTTGGCATAATCAAGATCTCTTGAATAGGCAGAAAAGCCTGCGATTAACATTTTCGGTCTTTCTCTCAAGGCAACTTCTCTCATCTGATCGTAATCTATAAGACCTGTTTCTCTCTCTACTCCGTAAGAAACTACCTGGTATTGAATACCTGAGAAATTTACAGCAGAACCGTGAGTAAGGTGTCCTCCCATAGAAAGGTCCATCCCCATGATTTTATCTCCTGGCTTCAAAACAGCAAGATAAATGGCAGCATTCGCCTGAGAACCGGAATGTGGCTGAACGTTAACATAATCTACTCCGAAAAGTTCTTTTGCTCTGTTGATAGCCAATGTTTCAACCTCATCTACTACTTCACATCCTCCGTAATATCTTTTTCCGGGATATCCTTCAGCATATTTGTTTGTCAGTACACTTCCCATTGCTTTCATCACGTTTTCAGAAACAAAATTTTCTGATGCGATAAGTTCTAATCCATGAGACTGTCTTTGTTTTTCCTTTTCAATCAGGTCGAAAATAATATCCATTTTACTTTTAGTTTTTGAAATTTTCCTCCCCAAATGTACGGAATTTTCGGTGAGATTATAATATGAAAAAATGATTTTTTAACACAATACGGCGGAAAGATAAAAAGTAAATTCAATAATTTATTAACCTTTTTTCACTAAAAAGAATTTTAAAAGGCTTTGTCTGAAAGCTCTTTATTTACAATAGCTCCTGCAAAATTCCCTTGTGCAACAGCATTAGCTACCGACCTCATCATCGTCACATTATCACCACAGGCAAAAACACCTGAAACTGATGTTTTCTGCATAGCATCTGCTTTAATAAACCCCTGCTCCGTAAGTTCACAACCTAAATTCTCCAATGCATTGAAGTTTTGTTCAAAAGGAACTTTAGCATATAGTACTTTCAATGAAACAGAGTTTCCGTTCTTAAAAATTACTTTCTGAATATTGCCATTTTCGTGTTCAATTCTTTCAATTTCATCTTCGTTAAGATTGATCTTATTCTGATTCAGTTTTTCAATCTGCTCACTGGTTAAAGATGCCTTTCCGTTAGTAAACAAGGTAAGATTTTTAGTCATGTTAAAGATCAGCTTTGAAAATTCAAAAGCCATCTCTCCATTGGAAAGAATACCTGTCACTTCATTTTTCACTTCATAACCATGACAGTAAGGACAGTGCAATACAGAGATTCCCCAACATTCGGCAAATCCGGGAATATCAGGAAATAAATCTTTAATTCCGGAGGCAAGGATTATTTTTTTTGAGTACAACTTTTCACCGGACAATGTTTCTACCTCAAAATCTGCTGCTTTTTTCACTGCTTTGATAACTGTTCCGTCATAAAACTGAACAGTATCATATTTTTCAACATCTTTCTTGGCAAGTTCTCCGATTTCTTTTGGTGTTTTCCCATCATGGGTAATAAAATTATGTGAATATGGAGTCTGCCTGTTACAAGGTTTTCCGTCATTAATAATTAAAACATTTCTTAAGGATCTCCCCAGGGCCATGCCTGCAGATAATCCTGCATAGCTGCCTCCTATAATGATGACATCAAAGTTTTTATTTTCCATAGTTTTTTGATAATTGATAATTGATAATTGATAATTGATAATTGATAATTGATAATGCAAAGTTAAAACAAAAATCACTATTGCAACTAAATTGCAATAGTGATTTTCTATTTTGTATTTAAAATTATTTTTATATTATCTGCTTTTAACTTTTATCATTTCATCCTGCAGCCTTTTTCGTATATCTATTTTCCCCCCTTCAAAGCTGAAAATTACAGTTCCTTTTTCTCTTGCATACTTGTTGGTGACAAAACCTGCTACCTTAGAATGTTCAAAAAAAGATCCTGTTTTTTGAAGTTCGTCTTCGGGGCGGTCTTTCACCCTGATAAGGTTTTTATACTTTTTACTTAAATCAAACCAATTGATATAATCTGCATTGAACGAAACTGCTTTTATGCCTTTGGTTGAGTAATAGTTGATTGCTCCAGCCTGTCCGTAATTATCACAAAGTACCAGAGTATTTCCCGTTTTTGATAAGCCAGCATATTCATGATCTACTTTTTGAGCAAGCTCCTTCCAGCCCAGCATATCAGCAAAGTCCTGGGGTAAGGAATGGTCTTTTCCGTCTTCCCAGCGCAAATCTCCAAATTTGGAATACACTTCCGGATGGCTCGCAATAAATTCCGGACTTTTATTGGGAAATGCAACATTATAGATAGGAATAAACAAAATTAACGGATGCAGAAGGCAAACCGGTTTAAGAAAACGCTTCCATCCACTCTTAAGAAGATACCCAAGATAAACAGAGCCAAAACCTATATAAATAGGATAAAGGCCGATTGCATAGTAGTTTTTCGCTTTAAAAAAGACAAATAATCCAATCGTTATAACATATCCCCAGAAGAAAAAACTAAATTTTTCAAATGGCTTGTAAAACAACAGGGCATAAAAACCAAAAAGAATCACAAAAGTTACGCCTATAAAGAAAAGAAGCTGAGATTTGAAAAAATCAAATCTGCTTACATTGACCAATTGAGTTTCAGCAAGCTCCTTCATATGGTGGATAACCGGAAAGCCATTGTTATACTGCCAAAGAAGATTGGGTAAAATAATGATAAAAGCTAACAATGCAGCACCATATAAATGAGGATTGGCAAAAACTTTCCTTTGCTTTGTCATCAAAAGTGCAGGAACGAAACCTAATGCAAGAAATGCAATATTATATTTGCTTAAAATTCCGATCCCAAAAACAAGTCCGCCCCAGTAAAGCCATTTTATTTTTTCTGTATTTACATATTGTATCAGAATATAAAAAAAGAGGGTCCAAAAAAATATATCCAGCGAATTGGGCTGAAACAGCATATTTAGGCGAAGTAACGTTGAAAACAGCAGTCCTGAAGAAGCTAGCACAAGCGCAAAGAGACTACCTTTCAGTGCTTCAATAGTCCTCCAGACGACAACCATTGTTAAGGCTCCGAATAAAGCCGGAAAAAATTTAACCCAAAATTCAGAATTACCCAATACTTTTATCAAAAAGGCAATCCAGGAACTGACAGGCGGAACAGACAAATACCCCCATGCCAAATGATTCGCCTGATCAAGATGTAAATATTCATCCCGTTGCAATTCATATTCCGGATTGATCAACGAATACTGAAGAATAAATTTTGCTACGATAAAAAGAAAAAGTATCAGACGGTCTTTTTTCATATTTACTGGTTTTAATTTAAAGATAAGACAGTTCAAATTTCATTTTCGTTACATATTTACACTTTATTTTATCAATAAAAAAAATCCCAAAGAAAAAATCTTCGGGATTGAACAGTTTAAAATTTATAGGGTCAGTTTATTATTTTGCTTTTGACTTTTCTTTTAATTCTTCTTTGTCTTTATCAGACGGGTTCCATACTTTCACTTCAGAGTCTTTTGTAATATCAGATCCAGGAAGAACCTGAACATTAATACCATCACTTGCTCCAAGTTTCAGATATACTTTTTTAAACTTTCCGTCTTTTTGCTTTACTTCTGCATAAGGAACATCTTTTCCTTGTTTCTTTTCATACTGCACTAAAGACTCGTCCAGCAATAAAGCATTTTTCTGAGAGCTCAAAACAATTTCTCCGTTTGCAGAGAAACCAGCTCTGATATATTCATTATTAGGATTGTATACGTTTCCTTCAACCGGGAATTTAATAGTTCCGGCATTATCTTTTCCTTTTGGAGCGATCATCGTCAGCTTCCCAGGGAAAGTTTTATTTTGTAAAGCACCGATTACAATATTCATGTCCATACCCTGACTTAATTTTCCGGCTTGCGCTTCATCAATTTCTCCTTTAAAAATCAAAGAGTTTAAATCTGCCACTGAACAAATGGTTGTACCCGCATTAAAGTTATTCGCTTCAATCACCTGACTTCCGGCTTTTACAGGAACTTCCAGTACGGTACCCGAAGCTTTGGAACGGATCTCGGTGGTAGCTAATCCCTGCCCTTGAAGTTCAGGAGTTGCTCCTGTCTTAGCGATTTGTAATCTTTTCTGAGCAGTATTCAATTGCTGCTGAGAATTTTTAAGAGTTTGCTGTTGAGAAAACAGTTGCTGCTGAGAATTCAGGAACTCCTGTTTGGAAGCTACTCCCTGTTTGTACAATTTATCTTGCATTTCAAACTGCTTCTGCATATTCCCTACATTCATCTGTGCATTACTGATCTGAATCTGTGCATTTTGAACTTCCTGCTGTGCAGCATTCACTTCAGAGATACTTGGAACAATTTTTACGGTAGCAATCAGTTGCCCCACTTCTACCTTATCTCCTTCTTTTACTAAGATTTTATCTATGATCCCGGCAATATTGGGTTTAATTTCAATTTCTTCTTTGGGAACAATTTTCCCCGTAGCCATTACCTTATCGTCCATATTCTGAACAGTAGGTTTACGGGTAAGAAAAGCCTCTCCTTCTTTAGAGTTTGATTTGACAAGATAGCTAATCCCTGAGAACAATGCCACTGCAAAGAAAAGCCCCAACACTATATAAATGGCTTTTTTCCAAGTGAATTTCTTTTTCATATGTATAGTTTATTTTTTATTTTTATTCGTGAATCTGCTTATTTACAGATTTGCTTTTTACTTCGTTTGCTACTCTATTATTCTGTTCTTAACGCTTCAATAGGTCTGATTTTCACCGCTCTTTGAGCAGGGATCATTCCAATAATCAGTCCCAAAATCACCATTACCGCCATCGCTGCAAATACATTCCCATAGTTGACCGTCGGATTATAAAAAGGGAATGAATCCTGTCCTTGTGTGACCGCATTTAATATCATCAGCACAAAGATTCCGAACATAAAGCCTAATAATCCCGAGGAAAGAGTGATCACAACACTTTCCAGCAAAATCTGATTTCGTACTTCAGCCGGCTTTGCCCCCAATGCTCTTCTGATTCCAATCTCCTTGGTTCTTTCCTTTACGGTAATCAACAGGATATTGGAAATAGCAATTACACCCGCAAGGATCGTCAATGTTCCTACTATAATGGTTAAGAGCTGCATTCCCGTAAGGAAGCCTGTAAGTTTTTTAAATTCTTTCCCCAAATTGAAACTACCGAAGGCATTAGTATCTTCAGGTGAAACTTTGTTCTTTGTTTTCAAAACCTGCTTTACATCTTCTTCTACCGAATTCACATTGGCATTGGGCTTACTTACAATAGCGAACATGTCAATCTGATCTCCCGCATTATACACTTTCGTATAAGTAGAAAGTGGAATAAAAGCGGTCTGGTCATTTTCAAATCCGCCTCCTTTTTTTACGCGGAATACTCCAATTACATTAAAGAATAATCCTTTTATATTGATCGACTGTCCGATTGGGTTTTCTTTCTTCTTGGAATCAAAAAAGTTCTTATAAATTTCTTCGCCGATCACCACTACATTTTTATTTCCGGAAACGTCTGCATCATTGATATAGCGTCCAAAGATCAGTTTCTTTTCTGAAATTTTATTTCCTACAGAATAGTCTCCTGTAAGTGAATACGTTCCGTTTTTACCATTCCTGGACATGGCTTCTCCCGGTGTTCCGGTAAAGCTTCCTCTGGCATTTTGCGGTGATATATAATCTATGGCTGTTACTTTCCTTTTCAGCATTTCCATATCGGATAGTTTCAGGTGAACTTCTCTTCCTTTCGGAAATCCTTCATAGGGAATAGAGGTTTTCTGTGCCCACAGGAAGATTGAGTTGGTTGCAAAACCTGAAAATAGTTTATCAAAACCATTCTCCATCCCTTTGGCTGCTCCAAGAAGGCTTACATACAAAAACATCCCCCATCCTACACCAATCATGGTAAGAAATGTTCGGAGCTTATTATTCCTCAATGAATAATAGATCTCCTGCCAAGTATCTTTTTTAAATATGATATTCACCTTTTTGAATTATATGTTATAAATTATGAATTCTATCAATTTGTTTTATCCGACGATGTTTTTCTTCGCCTTTTGCCTATTCCTTACTCTGTTCTCAGTGCTTCAATAGGTTTGATTCTTGAAGCTCTGTACGCCGGAACAAATCCTGCAATTAATCCTGAGAAAATCAGTGCAATGAATGCCATTAAAATAGCTCCCCATCCCACACTTGGATTTTTAATGAAAAACTCTTCAAGACTATCGCCAATAAGGCTTAATGTCAAAACCCCTACTCCAACTCCTACAAGTCCTGACACCACTGTAATCACGACACTTTCCTGAACAATCAGGCCTACAATTCCACTTGGTTTGGCACCAATAGCTTTTCGTACTCCTATCTCTTTGGTTCTTTCTTTTACGATATACACCATAATGTTACTGATCCCGATAATTCCGGCCAATAAAGTCCCCAATCCAATAAATCCTACAATCGCTGTAAGTACTGCCATAAAAACGAATGTATCATTCATATTCTTAGCATTGTTCCAGACCCGTACCCCATTTTCATCATCCGGAGAAACATTTTTTCTTGATTTTAATCTATCTTTTAATTCATCTCCATATTTGATAGCCTGCTCAGGAGTCAGTTTGTCACTGTAAGAGATATAGGCTATACTTACGGTATCAGAACCTTTTTTCATTTGCTGCAGAGTTGTAATAGGTACTGTAATATGTCTTTCATCCCAATCTCCTCCATCATCAGAAAACACGCCTATAACCTTGAACATTGTTCCGTTGATATCAAGCTCCTTTCCTACAGGACTTCCGTTTTTAATCAAATCCCTCTGCACCATCCTTCCAATTACTGCAACATTTTGCATTCCTGCCAAGTCCCGGGAGGTAATGTATCTGCCATCAATCATCTTTCTGTTTTCAATGATCTGCTCACCTGGTTCCGCTCCGTGTACCTGATAAATTCCGCTTTCTTTTCCGTACTTCACCATTAAGCTGGCATTATATCTGGGACTTGAAGCACCTACATTCTTCTTATCAGTATTAATAAGAAAATCATAGTCCTTGTTATTCAACGTAACAGTACGATCGGACTGCAATCCTTTATAAGCTAATGTAGTTTTCCCTGTGGTAATGGAAATCAGGTTTTTAGCATCTCCTGAAAATCCTTCAGAGAAAGCATTCTGGAGCCCTTTTCCAATTCCAAAAAGTACAATGAAAATAAACAGTCCCAAAGCTACTGTAAACCCCGAAAGAACTGTCCGAAGTACATTACTGCGGATCGAACTGAATATTTCCTGCCAACGATCTAGGTCAAACATAGTTTTTATTTTTTTACTTTGTAAAAAAGTCAATTAGCTGCGCGCTCAATTTTCTTCGAAGTCAATTAACTTTGCTGTCAATGTAGTCTTCACAAGACTTTAATTACGAACCTAATTAATTTTCACATTTCTACTCTTTTTTCAGCATTTTACTTAACAATATAAATGCTGTTTTTATTAAGTTTCCAATTTTTCTTAATTCCTCTATTTAATATAATTACATTCTATAATGATATCAAAACAAGAATCCAACTCAACAACCGAACCTCTGGCAATTTCAAAATACCTTTTCCTTTCCAGTTCAGATTTTCTTGAACATCCTTCAGTAATATTTAATACCACTGAAGTAGAAGCTCTTCGTATCTGGTCAATTATATTAAACTTTTCATGATCAGGAATTTTAGATAAAATCTTCTAACATTCTATTCTTAATTCTCTGGCTGATTGATAAACGTCAAGTTTATAATGGTTCAGATTTAAAAACATTTTTATTTTTTTCATATTCATTTGTGTGTGGTTTATAAATTATTTGTCTTCCTCAATTGTAAAATTCATTTGCGAAGCAAAATTGACCATTCAGTATTCACTTATAACACAATCTGCTTAATAAACTCATCACTTTCAATGATTCCGTCTTTCAGCACTACATTTCTTTTAGTCTGTGCAGCAACATCCGGCTCGTGGGTGACCACAATGATTGTTTTTCCCTCATTATTAATATCCTGAAGAAGCTTCATAATATCATGAGTGGTCTTAGAGTCTAATGCTCCCGTAGGCTCATCTGCCAATACCACTTTCGGATTGGTAATTAATGCCCTTGCGATGGCTACTCTCTGTTTCTGACCTCCCGAAAGTTCACTGGGCAGGTGGTTGGCCCATTGTGCCAGCCCTACTTTCTCCAGATATTCCATTGCTTTCAGATTACGTTCTTTCCTCGGTACATCCTGATAATATAAAGGAAGAGCTACGTTTTCTAAAGCCGTTTTATAATTAATTAAGTTGAAAGACTGAAAAATAAATCCTAAAAACTTACTTCTGTACTCCGCTGCTTTTATTTCGGATAGATGTTCGATAGGAACACCATCCAATTCATAGGTTCCCGAATCTTTCTCATCCAGAATACCAATAATATTAAGAAGCGTAGACTTCCCGGAACCTGAACTTCCCATAATGGAAACAAATTCCCCCTCAGAAATATCCAGATTGATTCCCTTGAGAACATGAAGCTTGCTTTTCCCTGTATCGTATGACTTATGTAAATCCTGAATTACTAACATTAAGTGATGTATGTTTTATACCCAATAAGTAGATGATATTTTCAAATTGTTACAAGAAAGAAAATATA
This genomic window from Chryseobacterium sp. MEBOG06 contains:
- a CDS encoding ABC transporter ATP-binding protein, which translates into the protein MLVIQDLHKSYDTGKSKLHVLKGINLDISEGEFVSIMGSSGSGKSTLLNIIGILDEKDSGTYELDGVPIEHLSEIKAAEYRSKFLGFIFQSFNLINYKTALENVALPLYYQDVPRKERNLKAMEYLEKVGLAQWANHLPSELSGGQKQRVAIARALITNPKVVLADEPTGALDSKTTHDIMKLLQDINNEGKTIIVVTHEPDVAAQTKRNVVLKDGIIESDEFIKQIVL
- a CDS encoding NAD(P)/FAD-dependent oxidoreductase, producing the protein MENKNFDVIIIGGSYAGLSAGMALGRSLRNVLIINDGKPCNRQTPYSHNFITHDGKTPKEIGELAKKDVEKYDTVQFYDGTVIKAVKKAADFEVETLSGEKLYSKKIILASGIKDLFPDIPGFAECWGISVLHCPYCHGYEVKNEVTGILSNGEMAFEFSKLIFNMTKNLTLFTNGKASLTSEQIEKLNQNKINLNEDEIERIEHENGNIQKVIFKNGNSVSLKVLYAKVPFEQNFNALENLGCELTEQGFIKADAMQKTSVSGVFACGDNVTMMRSVANAVAQGNFAGAIVNKELSDKAF
- a CDS encoding ABC transporter permease, encoding MFDLDRWQEIFSSIRSNVLRTVLSGFTVALGLFIFIVLFGIGKGLQNAFSEGFSGDAKNLISITTGKTTLAYKGLQSDRTVTLNNKDYDFLINTDKKNVGASSPRYNASLMVKYGKESGIYQVHGAEPGEQIIENRKMIDGRYITSRDLAGMQNVAVIGRMVQRDLIKNGSPVGKELDINGTMFKVIGVFSDDGGDWDERHITVPITTLQQMKKGSDTVSIAYISYSDKLTPEQAIKYGDELKDRLKSRKNVSPDDENGVRVWNNAKNMNDTFVFMAVLTAIVGFIGLGTLLAGIIGISNIMVYIVKERTKEIGVRKAIGAKPSGIVGLIVQESVVITVVSGLVGVGVGVLTLSLIGDSLEEFFIKNPSVGWGAILMAFIALIFSGLIAGFVPAYRASRIKPIEALRTE
- the glyA gene encoding serine hydroxymethyltransferase yields the protein MDIIFDLIEKEKQRQSHGLELIASENFVSENVMKAMGSVLTNKYAEGYPGKRYYGGCEVVDEVETLAINRAKELFGVDYVNVQPHSGSQANAAIYLAVLKPGDKIMGMDLSMGGHLTHGSAVNFSGIQYQVVSYGVERETGLIDYDQMREVALRERPKMLIAGFSAYSRDLDYAKFREVADEIGATLWADIAHPAGLVAKGLLNSPFEHCHVVTTTTHKTLRGPRGGMIMMGKDFENTYGHKTPKGDIKMMSQVLDGAVFPGIQGGPLEHVIAGKAIAFGEALDIQFETYAKQVKANAQALSKAMIDRGFDIVSGGTDNHLMLVDLRNKGVNGKETEKALVLADITCNKNMVPFDDKSPFTTSGIRLGTAAITTRGLKENDMDTIAGLISEVVDNIKNEEVLASVRKNVNELMEGKALFNY
- a CDS encoding efflux RND transporter periplasmic adaptor subunit, whose protein sequence is MKKKFTWKKAIYIVLGLFFAVALFSGISYLVKSNSKEGEAFLTRKPTVQNMDDKVMATGKIVPKEEIEIKPNIAGIIDKILVKEGDKVEVGQLIATVKIVPSISEVNAAQQEVQNAQIQISNAQMNVGNMQKQFEMQDKLYKQGVASKQEFLNSQQQLFSQQQTLKNSQQQLNTAQKRLQIAKTGATPELQGQGLATTEIRSKASGTVLEVPVKAGSQVIEANNFNAGTTICSVADLNSLIFKGEIDEAQAGKLSQGMDMNIVIGALQNKTFPGKLTMIAPKGKDNAGTIKFPVEGNVYNPNNEYIRAGFSANGEIVLSSQKNALLLDESLVQYEKKQGKDVPYAEVKQKDGKFKKVYLKLGASDGINVQVLPGSDITKDSEVKVWNPSDKDKEELKEKSKAK
- a CDS encoding four helix bundle protein; the protein is MLSKIPDHEKFNIIDQIRRASTSVVLNITEGCSRKSELERKRYFEIARGSVVELDSCFDIIIECNYIK
- a CDS encoding ABC transporter permease codes for the protein MNIIFKKDTWQEIYYSLRNNKLRTFLTMIGVGWGMFLYVSLLGAAKGMENGFDKLFSGFATNSIFLWAQKTSIPYEGFPKGREVHLKLSDMEMLKRKVTAIDYISPQNARGSFTGTPGEAMSRNGKNGTYSLTGDYSVGNKISEKKLIFGRYINDADVSGNKNVVVIGEEIYKNFFDSKKKENPIGQSINIKGLFFNVIGVFRVKKGGGFENDQTAFIPLSTYTKVYNAGDQIDMFAIVSKPNANVNSVEEDVKQVLKTKNKVSPEDTNAFGSFNLGKEFKKLTGFLTGMQLLTIIVGTLTILAGVIAISNILLITVKERTKEIGIRRALGAKPAEVRNQILLESVVITLSSGLLGFMFGIFVLMILNAVTQGQDSFPFYNPTVNYGNVFAAMAVMVILGLIIGMIPAQRAVKIRPIEALRTE
- a CDS encoding glycosyltransferase family 39 protein, coding for MKKDRLILFLFIVAKFILQYSLINPEYELQRDEYLHLDQANHLAWGYLSVPPVSSWIAFLIKVLGNSEFWVKFFPALFGALTMVVVWRTIEALKGSLFALVLASSGLLFSTLLRLNMLFQPNSLDIFFWTLFFYILIQYVNTEKIKWLYWGGLVFGIGILSKYNIAFLALGFVPALLMTKQRKVFANPHLYGAALLAFIIILPNLLWQYNNGFPVIHHMKELAETQLVNVSRFDFFKSQLLFFIGVTFVILFGFYALLFYKPFEKFSFFFWGYVITIGLFVFFKAKNYYAIGLYPIYIGFGSVYLGYLLKSGWKRFLKPVCLLHPLILFIPIYNVAFPNKSPEFIASHPEVYSKFGDLRWEDGKDHSLPQDFADMLGWKELAQKVDHEYAGLSKTGNTLVLCDNYGQAGAINYYSTKGIKAVSFNADYINWFDLSKKYKNLIRVKDRPEDELQKTGSFFEHSKVAGFVTNKYAREKGTVIFSFEGGKIDIRKRLQDEMIKVKSR